In Myxocyprinus asiaticus isolate MX2 ecotype Aquarium Trade chromosome 46, UBuf_Myxa_2, whole genome shotgun sequence, a single window of DNA contains:
- the LOC127436054 gene encoding protein MON2 homolog isoform X4, producing the protein MSVKMSTSSPEAVKKLLENMQTDLRSLSMECKKKFPPVKEAAESGILKIKTIAARNTDILAALKENSSEVVQPFLMGCGTKEPKITQLCLAAIQRLMSHEVVSEAAAGNIINMLWQLMENGLEELKLLQTVLVLLTTNTVVHDEVLSKAIVLCFRLHFTKDNITNNTAAATVRQVVTVVFERLVAEDEKFKGLTEEPPVIQGNSNRRSVSTLRPSAKDAYMLFQDLCQLVNADAPYWLVGMTEMTRTFGLELLESVLNDFQEVFLQHQEFSFLLKERVCPLVIKLFSPNIKFRQGSSTSSASPAPVEKPYFPICMRLLRVVSVLIKHFYSLLVTECEIFLSLLVKFLDGEKPQWLRAVAVESVHRLCVQPHLLRSFCQSYDMKQHSTKVFRDIVNALGSFIQSLFILPNTGNTSSTGTPAGGSVSGSQASGQGGPGVAGPGGVLTTQAAFEYRGTWIPLVNVSVQGSAKATYLEMLDKVEPPSIPEGYAMSVAFSALLDLVRGITTMIERELTKEEQEAAMREEAEPVNPPQSENNQQEPMAHEVWEEMVNACWCGLLAALSLLLDASTDETATENILKAELSMASLCGRLGLVTPRDAFINAICKASLPPHYALTILSSNAANLSNKVYSIQGQSVQMVSPSSESHQQVVAVGQPLTAQPQGTVVLTAKNIQCMRTLLNLAHCHGAFLGTSWQLVLATLQHLVWILGLKPAVGGVLKPGRAVEGPSTVLTTAVMTDLPVISNILSRLFESSQYLDDVSLHHLINALCSLSMEAMEMAYGNSKEPSLFAVAKLLETGLVNMDRIEILWRPLTAHLLEVCQHPNTRMREWGAEAITALIKAGLSYKHEPPLSQNQRLQLLLLNPLKELSNILHADIRQKQLECVLQILQNQGDSLGLGWPLVLGVIGAIRNDQGESLIRTAFQCLQLVVTDFLPTMPCMCLQIVVDVAGSFGLQNQELNISLTSIGLLWNISDYFFQRGETITEELEREEAVLLKQAQDKGEPLNRPFHPAPPFDCLWLCLYAKLGELCVDPRPAVRKSAGQTMFSTIAAHGTLLQPSTWNIVVWKVLFHLLNCVRKSSTTADKEKIESGGGNILIHHSRDTAEKQWAETWVLTLAGIARIFNTRRYLLQQLGDFFKAWEVLLDHIQSAALSKNNEVSLAALKSFQEILQLVTPVKDSDKPDALSAMDVPPVLMESLQGSGPGRPLVRSDSLAERLAQRYGTQLQLPPPGVEQDDSALWWSAWNTWYRIGTECTRPPSGGTDKLAFVPSQPFLTALIQIFPALYQHIAGGFSMDDLKKLGVILHGAVSVPISSDASPFILPSYTEAVLTSLQEAVLTALDVLQKAICVSTENLQVMYPAIFEQLLLFVEFSCKPPQYGKMETKHVANAKYNQAEWVALNYVPFAERSLEVVVDLYHKTACHKAVINEKVLQNIIKTLRIPLGLKYACPAESTWKLAVSSLLKVLSIGLPVARQQASSGRFDTMWPELANAFEDFLFTKSTPPDNLSIQEFQKNEAVDVEVVQLISTEILPFANFIPKEFVGRIMSMLNKGSIHSQSSSFTEAEMDIRMREEFSKVCFETLLQFSFSNKVSTPQEGYISRMALSVLLQRAQDVLQRYVEDERLSGRCPLPRQQVTEIIFVLKAISTLMDSLKKTQPENVDGNVWAQVIALYPTLVECITCSSPEVSSALKDALGPFKDFMQPPVSKVQNGES; encoded by the exons GCCGCAGAATCTGGCATCTTGAAGATCAAAACTATCGCTGCTAGAAACACAGACATCCTTGCAG CGCTGAAAGAGAACAGTTCTGAGGTGGTCCAGCCATTTCTCATGGGCTGTGGAACCAAAGAACCCAAAATCACTCAGCTGTGTCTCGCCGCCATTCAGAGACTCATGTCACATGAGGTCGTGTCTGAG gcaGCAGCAGGGAACATTATTAACATGTTGTGGCAGCTGATGGAGAACGGACTGGAGGAACTCAAACTACTacagacggttctggtgctccTCACAACCAACACTGTCGTACATGATGAAGTTCTGTCAAAG GCCATCGTTCTGTGTTTCCGGCTCCACTTCACGAAAGACAACATCACCAACAACACAGCTGCTGCGACCGTCAGACAGGTCGTTACCGTGGTGTTCGAGCGACTGGTTGCAGAGGATGAGAAATTTAAAG GTTTGACGGAGGAGCCCCCTGTTATCCAGGGCAACAGTAACCGCCGCTCTGTTAGCACTCTGAGGCCTAGCGCCAAAGACGCCTACATGCTGTTCCAG GATTTGTGTCAGTTAGTGAATGCTGACGCCCCCTACTGGTTAGTTGGAATGACAGAAATGACGCGCACGTTTGGCCTGGAGctgctggagtctgttttaaatGACTTTCAGGAAGTTTTCCTGCAG CACCAGGAGTTCAGTTTCCTGTTGAAGGAGCGTGTGTGTCCGCTGGTCATCAAGCTCTTCTCTCCAAACATCAAGTTCCGTCAGGGCAGCAGCACCAGCTCGGCGTCTCCAGCGCCTGTCGAGAAACCGTATTTCCCCATCTGTATGAGACTGCTGCGGGTTGTCTCAGTTctgattaaacatttttacagcCTGCTG GTGACAGAGTGTGAGATTTTCCTCTCTCTGCTGGTGAAGTTTCTGGACGGAGAGAAGCCCCAGTGGTTGAGAGCTGTAGCTGTGGAGTCTGTGCACAGATTGTGTGTACAACCACATTTACTGCg aTCTTTCTGTCAGTCGTATGACATGAAGCAGCACTCCACTAAAGTCTTCAGAGACATCGTCAACGCTTTGGGCTCCTTCATCCAGTCCCTCTTCATCCTCCCCAACACAGGAAACACTTCATCCACCGGCACACCTGCAG GCGGGTCAGTATCAGGTTCACAGGCGTCTGGTCAGGGCGGTCCGGGTGTCGCAGGTCCCGGGGGAGTTTTGACCACACAGGCTGCGTTTGAGTACCGGGGCACCTGGATCCCCCTCGTGAACGTCAGTGTCCAGGGCAGTGCTAAAGCCACATA TCTGGAGATGTTGGACAAGGTGGAGCCGCCCTCCATCCCTGAAGGTTACGCCATGTCTGTGGCATTCAGCGCTCTGTTGGATCTGGTGAGAGGCATCACGACGATGATCGAGAGAGAGCTCACCAAAGAGGAACAGGAAGCAGCCATGAGAGAGGAGGCGGAGCCTGTAAACCCTCCACAGAGTGAAAACAACCAACAGGAACCTA TGGCTCATGAGGTTTGGGAAGAGATGGTTAACGCCTGCTGGTGTGGACTCTTAGCTGCACTCTCACTTCTATTGGATGCCAG TACGGACGAGACGGCCACAGAAAACATCCTGAAGGCGGAGCTGTCTATGGCATCACTGTGCGGGCGACTGGGTTTGGTGACGCCGCGTGACGCTTTTATTAACGCAATCTGTAAAGCGTCTCTCCCTCCCCACTACGCCCTGACCATCCTGAGCAGCAATGCCGCCAACCTCTCCAATAAAG TGTACTCCATCCAAGGTCAAAGTGTGCAGATGGTCAGTCCGTCCAGTGAATCTCACCAGCAAGTGGTAGCAGTGGGTCAGCCTCTTACTGCACAGCCACAGGGGACAGTGGTG CTCACAGCGAAGAACATTCAGTGTATGCGGACGCTGTTGAATTTGGCACATTGTCACGGTGCTTTTCTGGGAACCTCTTGGCAGCTGGTTTTAGCCACACTTCAG CATCTGGTTTGGATTCTTGGTCTGAAACCGGCCGTTGGTGGAGTTCTGAAACCCGGACGGGCCGTGGAAGGTCCCAGCACG GTTTTGACGACTGCGGTGATGACCGATCTTCCCGTCATATCAAATATCCTCTCCAGACTCTTTGAGAGCTCACA ATACCTGGATGACGTTTCTCTGCATCACCTGATCAACGCTTTGTGCTCTTTATCCATGGAGGCCATGGAAATGGCCTACGGAAACAGCAAG GAGCCGTCTCTGTTTGCGGTGGCCAAACTCTTAGAGACGGGGCTGGTCAATATGGACCGGATCGAGATTCTGTGGAGACCGCTGACGGCTCATTTACTTGAG GTTTGTCAGCATCCGAACACTCGGATGAGGGAGTGGGGCGCGGAGGCCATCACAGCACTGATTAAAGCCGGACTGTCTTACAAACATGAGCCGCCACTGTCCCAGAACCAG AGGCTGCAGTTGCTGCTGTTGAATCCTCTGAAGGAGCTctcaaacatacttcacgcagaCATACGACAGAAACAACTGGAGTGTGTCCTTCAGATTCTGCAGAACCAGGGAGACAGTCTCGGCTTGGGCTGGCCTCTGGTGCTGGGTGTCATCGGAGCCATCCGCAATGACCAAGG TGAATCGCTCATCCGAACAGCCTTCCAGTGCCTGCAGTTGGTGGTGACTGACTTTCTACCCACAATGCCTTGCATGTGCCTCCAGATTGTGGTGGATGTAGCCGGCAGCTTTGGGCTTCAAAACCAAGAGCTGAACATCAGCCTGACATCCATAGGCCTTCTG TGGAACATCTCGGACTACTTCTTCCAAAGAGGAGAAACCATTACAGAGGAGCTGGAGAGAGAGGAAGCTGTTCTCTTGAAACAGGCTCAAGATAAAGGTGAACCTCTGAACCGACCGTTTCATCCTGCTCCACCCTTTGACTGCCTGTGGTTGTGCCTCTACGCGAAGCTGGGCGAGCTATGCGTGGACCCGCGACCGGCCGTGAGGAAAAGTGCTGGTCAGACGATGTTCTCCACCATTGCTGCTCACGGAACGCTGCTACAACCCTCGACCTGGAACATTGTGGTTTGGAAG GTTCTCTTTCACCTGTTGAACTGTGTAAGGAAGTCGTCCACCACAGCCGACAAGGAGAAGATCGAATCAGGGGGTGGCAACATCCTCATCCACCACTCACGCGACACGGCAGAGAAGCAGTGGGCGGAGACTTGGGTTCTGACACTCGCAGGCATCGCTCGGATCTTCAACACCAGGAGATACTTGCTCCAGCAACTGG GCGACTTTTTCAAAGCCTGGGAAGTTCTGTTGGATCACATCCAGTCCGCAGCCCTCAGCAAGAACAACGAAGTTTCCCTCGCGGCCCTCAAGAGCTTCCAGGAGATTCTACAGCTAGTCACACCTGTTAAAGACTCTGATAAACCAGACGCCCTTAGTGCTATGGACGTTCCCCCTGTACTTATGGAGTCCCTCCAAGGATCCGGGCCAGGAAGACCCCTAGTGCGATCTGATTCCCTCGCAGAGCGACTAGCCCAGCGCTATGGCACCCAACTTCAGCTTCCGCCCCCTGGAGTAGAGCAGGATGACTCTGCCCTATGGTGGTCAGCCTGGAACACGTGGTACCGGATAGGTACTGAGTGCACGCGACCCCCGAGTGGTGGAACTGATAAACTAGCGTTCGTACCTAGTCAGCCTTTCCTGACGGCGTTAATACAGATTTTTCCGGCATTGTACCAGCACATCGCGGGAGGGTTTAGCATGGATGATCTTAAGAAGCTGGGGGTAATTCTGCACGGTGCCGTTTCGGTCCCCATAAGCTCAGATGCCTCGCCTTTTATCTTGCCCTCCTACACAGAGGCGGTGCTCACTAGTCTACAGGAGGCAGTGCTGACCGCCCTCGATGTCTTACAGAAG GCAATATGCGTGAGTACGGAGAATCTTCAGGTGATGTATCCCGCCATCTTTGAACAGCTCCTGCTCTTCGtggagttttcctgtaaacctcCTCAATACGGGAAAATGGAAACCAAACATGTGGCCAATGCCAAATACAACCAG gcGGAATGGGTGGCCTTAAACTACGTGCCGTTTGCAGAGCGTTCTTTGGAGGTAGTTGTGGATCTGTATCATAAAACGGCATGCCATAAAGCCGTTATTAATGAAAAAGTTCTACAGAACATCATCAAG ACTCTGAGGATTCCTCTGGGTTTGAAATATGCGTGTCCTGCTGAGAGCACCTGGAAACTTGCCGTCTCCTCGCTACTCAAAGTGCTTTCCATTGGACTCCCTGTTGCCCGGCAACAAGCATCCTCAGGCAGATTTGACACCATGTGGCCGGAGCTGGCGAATGCCTTTGAGGACTTCCTGTTTACTAAAAG CACACCTCCAGATAATCTGTCCATTCAAGAGTTCCAAAAGAATGAAGCTGTAGATGTTGAG GTGGTGCAGTTGATTAGCACAGAGATTTTACCATTTGCCAATTTCATCCCTAAAGAGTTTGTGGGTCGTATCATGAGCATGCTCAATAAAGGATCAATACACTCCCAGTCATCATCATTCACAG AGGCGGAGATGGACATCCGTATGCGAGAGGAGTTCTCGAAGGTGTGTTTCGAAACGCTCCTGCAGTTCTCCTTCAGTAATAAAGTGTCGACGCCGCAGGAGGGCTACATCTCACGTATGGCGCTATCAGTGCTGTTACAGAGAGCGCAGGACGTCCTGCAACGATATGTGGAGGACGAGAGACTCAGTGGACGCTGCCCACTGCCCAG GCAACAAGTGACTGAGATCATCTTTGTGCTAAAAGCAATCAGCACACTTATGGATTCCCTTAAAAAGACTCAACCAGAGAACG TGGACGGTAATGTATGGGCACAGGTAATCGCACTTTACCCGACGTTGGTGGAATGCATCACCTGCTCATCTCCTGAAGTAAGTTCTGCCCTCAAAGACGCCCTGGGTCCCTTCAAAGACTTCATGCAGCCGCCCGTCTCCAAAGTGCAGAACGGCGAATcgtga
- the LOC127436054 gene encoding protein MON2 homolog isoform X3, which produces MSVKMSTSSPEAVKKLLENMQTDLRSLSMECKKKFPPVKEAAESGILKIKTIAARNTDILAALKENSSEVVQPFLMGCGTKEPKITQLCLAAIQRLMSHEVVSEAAAGNIINMLWQLMENGLEELKLLQTVLVLLTTNTVVHDEVLSKAIVLCFRLHFTKDNITNNTAAATVRQVVTVVFERLVAEDEKFKGLTEEPPVIQGNSNRRSVSTLRPSAKDAYMLFQDLCQLVNADAPYWLVGMTEMTRTFGLELLESVLNDFQEVFLQHQEFSFLLKERVCPLVIKLFSPNIKFRQGSSTSSASPAPVEKPYFPICMRLLRVVSVLIKHFYSLLVTECEIFLSLLVKFLDGEKPQWLRAVAVESVHRLCVQPHLLRSFCQSYDMKQHSTKVFRDIVNALGSFIQSLFILPNTGNTSSTGTPAGGSVSGSQASGQGGPGVAGPGGVLTTQAAFEYRGTWIPLVNVSVQGSAKATYLEMLDKVEPPSIPEGYAMSVAFSALLDLVRGITTMIERELTKEEQEAAMREEAEPVNPPQSENNQQEPMAHEVWEEMVNACWCGLLAALSLLLDASTDETATENILKAELSMASLCGRLGLVTPRDAFINAICKASLPPHYALTILSSNAANLSNKVYSIQGQSVQMVSPSSESHQQVVAVGQPLTAQPQGTVVLTAKNIQCMRTLLNLAHCHGAFLGTSWQLVLATLQHLVWILGLKPAVGGVLKPGRAVEGPSTVLTTAVMTDLPVISNILSRLFESSQYLDDVSLHHLINALCSLSMEAMEMAYGNSKEPSLFAVAKLLETGLVNMDRIEILWRPLTAHLLEVCQHPNTRMREWGAEAITALIKAGLSYKHEPPLSQNQRLQLLLLNPLKELSNILHADIRQKQLECVLQILQNQGDSLGLGWPLVLGVIGAIRNDQGESLIRTAFQCLQLVVTDFLPTMPCMCLQIVVDVAGSFGLQNQELNISLTSIGLLWNISDYFFQRGETITEELEREEAVLLKQAQDKGEPLNRPFHPAPPFDCLWLCLYAKLGELCVDPRPAVRKSAGQTMFSTIAAHGTLLQPSTWNIVVWKVLFHLLNCVRKSSTTADKEKIESGGGNILIHHSRDTAEKQWAETWVLTLAGIARIFNTRRYLLQQLGDFFKAWEVLLDHIQSAALSKNNEVSLAALKSFQEILQLVTPVKDSDKPDALSAMDVPPVLMESLQGSGPGRPLVRSDSLAERLAQRYGTQLQLPPPGVEQDDSALWWSAWNTWYRIGTECTRPPSGGTDKLAFVPSQPFLTALIQIFPALYQHIAGGFSMDDLKKLGVILHGAVSVPISSDASPFILPSYTEAVLTSLQEAVLTALDVLQKAICVSTENLQVMYPAIFEQLLLFVEFSCKPPQYGKMETKHVANAKYNQIQLFAPAEWVALNYVPFAERSLEVVVDLYHKTACHKAVINEKVLQNIIKTLRIPLGLKYACPAESTWKLAVSSLLKVLSIGLPVARQQASSGRFDTMWPELANAFEDFLFTKSTPPDNLSIQEFQKNEAVDVEVVQLISTEILPFANFIPKEFVGRIMSMLNKGSIHSQSSSFTEAEMDIRMREEFSKVCFETLLQFSFSNKVSTPQEGYISRMALSVLLQRAQDVLQRYVEDERLSGRCPLPRQQVTEIIFVLKAISTLMDSLKKTQPENVDGNVWAQVIALYPTLVECITCSSPEVSSALKDALGPFKDFMQPPVSKVQNGES; this is translated from the exons GCCGCAGAATCTGGCATCTTGAAGATCAAAACTATCGCTGCTAGAAACACAGACATCCTTGCAG CGCTGAAAGAGAACAGTTCTGAGGTGGTCCAGCCATTTCTCATGGGCTGTGGAACCAAAGAACCCAAAATCACTCAGCTGTGTCTCGCCGCCATTCAGAGACTCATGTCACATGAGGTCGTGTCTGAG gcaGCAGCAGGGAACATTATTAACATGTTGTGGCAGCTGATGGAGAACGGACTGGAGGAACTCAAACTACTacagacggttctggtgctccTCACAACCAACACTGTCGTACATGATGAAGTTCTGTCAAAG GCCATCGTTCTGTGTTTCCGGCTCCACTTCACGAAAGACAACATCACCAACAACACAGCTGCTGCGACCGTCAGACAGGTCGTTACCGTGGTGTTCGAGCGACTGGTTGCAGAGGATGAGAAATTTAAAG GTTTGACGGAGGAGCCCCCTGTTATCCAGGGCAACAGTAACCGCCGCTCTGTTAGCACTCTGAGGCCTAGCGCCAAAGACGCCTACATGCTGTTCCAG GATTTGTGTCAGTTAGTGAATGCTGACGCCCCCTACTGGTTAGTTGGAATGACAGAAATGACGCGCACGTTTGGCCTGGAGctgctggagtctgttttaaatGACTTTCAGGAAGTTTTCCTGCAG CACCAGGAGTTCAGTTTCCTGTTGAAGGAGCGTGTGTGTCCGCTGGTCATCAAGCTCTTCTCTCCAAACATCAAGTTCCGTCAGGGCAGCAGCACCAGCTCGGCGTCTCCAGCGCCTGTCGAGAAACCGTATTTCCCCATCTGTATGAGACTGCTGCGGGTTGTCTCAGTTctgattaaacatttttacagcCTGCTG GTGACAGAGTGTGAGATTTTCCTCTCTCTGCTGGTGAAGTTTCTGGACGGAGAGAAGCCCCAGTGGTTGAGAGCTGTAGCTGTGGAGTCTGTGCACAGATTGTGTGTACAACCACATTTACTGCg aTCTTTCTGTCAGTCGTATGACATGAAGCAGCACTCCACTAAAGTCTTCAGAGACATCGTCAACGCTTTGGGCTCCTTCATCCAGTCCCTCTTCATCCTCCCCAACACAGGAAACACTTCATCCACCGGCACACCTGCAG GCGGGTCAGTATCAGGTTCACAGGCGTCTGGTCAGGGCGGTCCGGGTGTCGCAGGTCCCGGGGGAGTTTTGACCACACAGGCTGCGTTTGAGTACCGGGGCACCTGGATCCCCCTCGTGAACGTCAGTGTCCAGGGCAGTGCTAAAGCCACATA TCTGGAGATGTTGGACAAGGTGGAGCCGCCCTCCATCCCTGAAGGTTACGCCATGTCTGTGGCATTCAGCGCTCTGTTGGATCTGGTGAGAGGCATCACGACGATGATCGAGAGAGAGCTCACCAAAGAGGAACAGGAAGCAGCCATGAGAGAGGAGGCGGAGCCTGTAAACCCTCCACAGAGTGAAAACAACCAACAGGAACCTA TGGCTCATGAGGTTTGGGAAGAGATGGTTAACGCCTGCTGGTGTGGACTCTTAGCTGCACTCTCACTTCTATTGGATGCCAG TACGGACGAGACGGCCACAGAAAACATCCTGAAGGCGGAGCTGTCTATGGCATCACTGTGCGGGCGACTGGGTTTGGTGACGCCGCGTGACGCTTTTATTAACGCAATCTGTAAAGCGTCTCTCCCTCCCCACTACGCCCTGACCATCCTGAGCAGCAATGCCGCCAACCTCTCCAATAAAG TGTACTCCATCCAAGGTCAAAGTGTGCAGATGGTCAGTCCGTCCAGTGAATCTCACCAGCAAGTGGTAGCAGTGGGTCAGCCTCTTACTGCACAGCCACAGGGGACAGTGGTG CTCACAGCGAAGAACATTCAGTGTATGCGGACGCTGTTGAATTTGGCACATTGTCACGGTGCTTTTCTGGGAACCTCTTGGCAGCTGGTTTTAGCCACACTTCAG CATCTGGTTTGGATTCTTGGTCTGAAACCGGCCGTTGGTGGAGTTCTGAAACCCGGACGGGCCGTGGAAGGTCCCAGCACG GTTTTGACGACTGCGGTGATGACCGATCTTCCCGTCATATCAAATATCCTCTCCAGACTCTTTGAGAGCTCACA ATACCTGGATGACGTTTCTCTGCATCACCTGATCAACGCTTTGTGCTCTTTATCCATGGAGGCCATGGAAATGGCCTACGGAAACAGCAAG GAGCCGTCTCTGTTTGCGGTGGCCAAACTCTTAGAGACGGGGCTGGTCAATATGGACCGGATCGAGATTCTGTGGAGACCGCTGACGGCTCATTTACTTGAG GTTTGTCAGCATCCGAACACTCGGATGAGGGAGTGGGGCGCGGAGGCCATCACAGCACTGATTAAAGCCGGACTGTCTTACAAACATGAGCCGCCACTGTCCCAGAACCAG AGGCTGCAGTTGCTGCTGTTGAATCCTCTGAAGGAGCTctcaaacatacttcacgcagaCATACGACAGAAACAACTGGAGTGTGTCCTTCAGATTCTGCAGAACCAGGGAGACAGTCTCGGCTTGGGCTGGCCTCTGGTGCTGGGTGTCATCGGAGCCATCCGCAATGACCAAGG TGAATCGCTCATCCGAACAGCCTTCCAGTGCCTGCAGTTGGTGGTGACTGACTTTCTACCCACAATGCCTTGCATGTGCCTCCAGATTGTGGTGGATGTAGCCGGCAGCTTTGGGCTTCAAAACCAAGAGCTGAACATCAGCCTGACATCCATAGGCCTTCTG TGGAACATCTCGGACTACTTCTTCCAAAGAGGAGAAACCATTACAGAGGAGCTGGAGAGAGAGGAAGCTGTTCTCTTGAAACAGGCTCAAGATAAAGGTGAACCTCTGAACCGACCGTTTCATCCTGCTCCACCCTTTGACTGCCTGTGGTTGTGCCTCTACGCGAAGCTGGGCGAGCTATGCGTGGACCCGCGACCGGCCGTGAGGAAAAGTGCTGGTCAGACGATGTTCTCCACCATTGCTGCTCACGGAACGCTGCTACAACCCTCGACCTGGAACATTGTGGTTTGGAAG GTTCTCTTTCACCTGTTGAACTGTGTAAGGAAGTCGTCCACCACAGCCGACAAGGAGAAGATCGAATCAGGGGGTGGCAACATCCTCATCCACCACTCACGCGACACGGCAGAGAAGCAGTGGGCGGAGACTTGGGTTCTGACACTCGCAGGCATCGCTCGGATCTTCAACACCAGGAGATACTTGCTCCAGCAACTGG GCGACTTTTTCAAAGCCTGGGAAGTTCTGTTGGATCACATCCAGTCCGCAGCCCTCAGCAAGAACAACGAAGTTTCCCTCGCGGCCCTCAAGAGCTTCCAGGAGATTCTACAGCTAGTCACACCTGTTAAAGACTCTGATAAACCAGACGCCCTTAGTGCTATGGACGTTCCCCCTGTACTTATGGAGTCCCTCCAAGGATCCGGGCCAGGAAGACCCCTAGTGCGATCTGATTCCCTCGCAGAGCGACTAGCCCAGCGCTATGGCACCCAACTTCAGCTTCCGCCCCCTGGAGTAGAGCAGGATGACTCTGCCCTATGGTGGTCAGCCTGGAACACGTGGTACCGGATAGGTACTGAGTGCACGCGACCCCCGAGTGGTGGAACTGATAAACTAGCGTTCGTACCTAGTCAGCCTTTCCTGACGGCGTTAATACAGATTTTTCCGGCATTGTACCAGCACATCGCGGGAGGGTTTAGCATGGATGATCTTAAGAAGCTGGGGGTAATTCTGCACGGTGCCGTTTCGGTCCCCATAAGCTCAGATGCCTCGCCTTTTATCTTGCCCTCCTACACAGAGGCGGTGCTCACTAGTCTACAGGAGGCAGTGCTGACCGCCCTCGATGTCTTACAGAAG GCAATATGCGTGAGTACGGAGAATCTTCAGGTGATGTATCCCGCCATCTTTGAACAGCTCCTGCTCTTCGtggagttttcctgtaaacctcCTCAATACGGGAAAATGGAAACCAAACATGTGGCCAATGCCAAATACAACCAG ATCCAACTGTTTGCACCG gcGGAATGGGTGGCCTTAAACTACGTGCCGTTTGCAGAGCGTTCTTTGGAGGTAGTTGTGGATCTGTATCATAAAACGGCATGCCATAAAGCCGTTATTAATGAAAAAGTTCTACAGAACATCATCAAG ACTCTGAGGATTCCTCTGGGTTTGAAATATGCGTGTCCTGCTGAGAGCACCTGGAAACTTGCCGTCTCCTCGCTACTCAAAGTGCTTTCCATTGGACTCCCTGTTGCCCGGCAACAAGCATCCTCAGGCAGATTTGACACCATGTGGCCGGAGCTGGCGAATGCCTTTGAGGACTTCCTGTTTACTAAAAG CACACCTCCAGATAATCTGTCCATTCAAGAGTTCCAAAAGAATGAAGCTGTAGATGTTGAG GTGGTGCAGTTGATTAGCACAGAGATTTTACCATTTGCCAATTTCATCCCTAAAGAGTTTGTGGGTCGTATCATGAGCATGCTCAATAAAGGATCAATACACTCCCAGTCATCATCATTCACAG AGGCGGAGATGGACATCCGTATGCGAGAGGAGTTCTCGAAGGTGTGTTTCGAAACGCTCCTGCAGTTCTCCTTCAGTAATAAAGTGTCGACGCCGCAGGAGGGCTACATCTCACGTATGGCGCTATCAGTGCTGTTACAGAGAGCGCAGGACGTCCTGCAACGATATGTGGAGGACGAGAGACTCAGTGGACGCTGCCCACTGCCCAG GCAACAAGTGACTGAGATCATCTTTGTGCTAAAAGCAATCAGCACACTTATGGATTCCCTTAAAAAGACTCAACCAGAGAACG TGGACGGTAATGTATGGGCACAGGTAATCGCACTTTACCCGACGTTGGTGGAATGCATCACCTGCTCATCTCCTGAAGTAAGTTCTGCCCTCAAAGACGCCCTGGGTCCCTTCAAAGACTTCATGCAGCCGCCCGTCTCCAAAGTGCAGAACGGCGAATcgtga